From a single Cyclobacterium marinum DSM 745 genomic region:
- a CDS encoding RagB/SusD family nutrient uptake outer membrane protein, giving the protein MPSKFYHLLFILLFSFFILSCDANLDIKPSQEIDEGTALDNDANIKRVLVGAYANLRKSDLWGGRLLLYSEMLGANNEVRWTGSFTQPREMLNKSLLTNNTFVTDTWTVANATINITNNILEAIPKVNEIDQDKVKGEALFIRAVVYFELVKLFSQPYIAGNTSVNPGVPLILSPSRGEENNGIVERYPVEDIYKQIIDDLTVAEQILPDTNGVFASSYTASAMLSRVFLQMGDFASARDAANRSINLALSLDKKLMSNYADAFNNESDSQEDIFTIQVNSQDSENAMHLFYSTPEFGGRDGDVSILNSHLDLYEAGDDRLQLFQERAGALRTDKWRDPNRNVKIIRLAELYLTRAEANFREGTSLGATPLEDLNRIRRRVSLPEKSSITIENILKERKLELAHEGHILHDIKRTQGFVIDNNNPALKYAFDDPKLVFPIPEREILANSKLIQNPGY; this is encoded by the coding sequence ATGCCTTCAAAATTCTATCATCTTCTATTTATTCTTTTATTTAGCTTCTTTATCTTATCCTGCGATGCTAATTTGGACATTAAGCCATCCCAGGAAATAGATGAAGGTACCGCCCTCGACAATGATGCCAATATTAAGAGGGTGTTAGTTGGTGCATATGCTAACCTACGTAAGTCAGATCTTTGGGGAGGACGTCTGCTTCTCTACAGTGAAATGCTAGGGGCAAACAATGAGGTCAGGTGGACCGGCTCATTTACACAACCCCGAGAAATGTTGAACAAAAGTTTATTGACCAACAATACTTTTGTTACCGACACTTGGACTGTAGCAAATGCCACCATCAACATTACTAACAATATCCTTGAGGCTATCCCTAAGGTTAATGAGATTGACCAAGATAAAGTGAAAGGTGAAGCCCTTTTTATCCGAGCTGTTGTTTATTTTGAGCTGGTAAAGTTATTCAGTCAGCCCTATATCGCCGGCAATACCAGTGTAAATCCAGGTGTACCACTAATCTTGAGTCCCTCAAGAGGCGAGGAAAATAATGGTATTGTTGAAAGGTATCCAGTGGAAGATATTTATAAGCAAATAATTGATGACCTGACCGTTGCAGAACAAATTTTACCTGACACAAATGGTGTATTTGCATCAAGTTATACAGCATCAGCCATGCTTTCAAGGGTCTTTTTACAAATGGGAGATTTTGCATCTGCAAGGGATGCTGCCAACAGAAGTATCAACTTAGCCCTTTCCCTTGACAAAAAGCTGATGAGCAATTATGCCGATGCATTCAACAATGAATCTGATAGTCAGGAGGATATATTCACCATTCAAGTAAACAGTCAGGATTCAGAGAATGCCATGCATCTATTTTATTCTACGCCCGAATTTGGTGGTAGAGATGGGGATGTCAGCATTTTAAATTCCCACCTGGATCTATACGAAGCCGGAGACGATCGCCTGCAACTTTTTCAAGAAAGAGCCGGAGCACTACGTACCGATAAATGGAGAGACCCTAATAGAAACGTTAAAATTATAAGATTAGCAGAACTCTACTTAACTCGTGCCGAAGCCAATTTCCGGGAAGGAACGAGTTTGGGTGCTACGCCACTCGAAGATCTAAATAGAATCAGGAGAAGAGTATCTTTGCCAGAGAAAAGCAGCATTACCATTGAAAATATTTTAAAGGAAAGAAAATTAGAGTTGGCACATGAAGGCCATATATTACATGACATAAAGAGGACTCAAGGGTTTGTAATAGACAATAATAACCCTGCGCTCAAATACGCTTTTGATGACCCTAAACTGGTTTTCCCTATTCCGGAACGTGAAATATTAGCCAACAGCAAATTGATCCAAAACCCCGGATATTAA
- the rlmD gene encoding 23S rRNA (uracil(1939)-C(5))-methyltransferase RlmD, with the protein MSRKMKNKVLEQLKIERIAAEGKCVGHHEGKVVFVANVAPGDVVDVRVTKGRSSFLEAEAIKIHEYSSDRVSPFCSHFGVCGGCKWQHISYELQMTYKRQQVIDQFERIAKVPLPQVMPIIGSEKTQYYRNKLDFTFSNNRWLTREEIDSGETFERNALGFHVPKRFDKIIDIDHCYLQGNISNDVRNELGAFALKEGLGYYDIINQKGLLRNLIIRTTLDEQSMVIVQFGADDQEGIDKTMEFLHQRFPEITALMYIINLKKNETFQDLEVHTYAGKDYIEETMEGLKFKIGPKSFYQTNSSQAYELYKVAREFADLSGNEVVYDLYTGTGTIANFVAKDAKQVIGIEYVEPAIVDAKENAIRNNIDNTLFYAGDMKDVLDDTFVSNHQKADVIITDPPRAGMHEDVVNMLLKLEAEKIVYVSCNPATQARDVALLAEKYDVIKIQPVDMFPQTYHVENVVLLKIKEQE; encoded by the coding sequence ATGTCAAGAAAAATGAAGAATAAGGTCCTCGAGCAGTTAAAAATCGAAAGAATTGCTGCTGAGGGAAAATGTGTAGGACACCATGAAGGCAAGGTGGTCTTTGTAGCTAATGTTGCCCCGGGTGATGTGGTAGATGTTAGGGTTACCAAAGGACGCAGTAGCTTTCTGGAAGCTGAGGCAATAAAAATTCATGAATACTCTTCTGATAGGGTCAGTCCATTTTGTAGCCATTTTGGTGTTTGTGGGGGCTGTAAGTGGCAACACATTTCCTATGAACTACAGATGACATATAAAAGGCAACAAGTCATAGACCAGTTTGAGCGAATTGCGAAAGTCCCCTTACCACAGGTAATGCCAATTATTGGCTCTGAAAAAACACAATATTATAGAAATAAATTAGATTTTACTTTTTCTAACAATCGATGGCTTACCCGTGAAGAAATCGATTCGGGAGAAACCTTTGAAAGGAATGCTTTGGGTTTTCACGTTCCTAAAAGGTTTGACAAGATAATTGATATTGATCACTGTTACCTGCAAGGCAATATTTCCAACGATGTTAGAAATGAATTGGGTGCATTTGCCTTAAAAGAAGGCTTAGGTTATTATGACATTATCAATCAAAAAGGCTTACTGCGCAACTTAATTATCAGAACCACCCTGGACGAGCAGTCGATGGTTATTGTTCAATTTGGGGCAGATGACCAAGAAGGTATTGATAAAACAATGGAGTTTTTACACCAACGTTTTCCTGAAATCACGGCCTTGATGTACATCATCAACCTTAAGAAAAATGAAACTTTTCAAGATTTGGAGGTCCATACTTATGCCGGTAAGGACTATATTGAAGAGACCATGGAAGGATTAAAGTTTAAAATTGGCCCTAAATCTTTTTACCAAACCAATTCATCTCAGGCATACGAGCTATATAAAGTCGCAAGAGAATTTGCCGATCTAAGTGGCAATGAAGTCGTATATGACTTGTATACAGGCACAGGAACCATTGCAAATTTCGTGGCAAAGGATGCAAAACAAGTTATTGGCATTGAATATGTGGAACCAGCCATTGTCGATGCAAAGGAAAATGCCATCCGTAATAACATAGACAACACCTTGTTTTACGCCGGAGACATGAAAGATGTATTGGATGACACCTTTGTCTCCAACCACCAAAAAGCAGATGTCATCATTACAGACCCTCCTAGAGCAGGCATGCATGAGGACGTAGTAAACATGCTTTTAAAACTGGAGGCAGAAAAAATCGTGTATGTGAGTTGTAATCCGGCTACCCAAGCAAGAGATGTTGCCTTACTGGCTGAGAAATATGATGTGATAAAAATTCAGCCTGTAGACATGTTTCCCCAAACCTACCATGTTGAAAATGTAGTTTTACTTAAAATAAAAGAGCAAGAATGA
- a CDS encoding 6-bladed beta-propeller, producing the protein MKNIKLLSLFFILSVFACKEKSRTEIELQNIEERKENYRIEKIIPLETINNNFLGLNLKIKKNPRGYFVMDESNRDAIHYFNLQGKYIRQIAIIGEGPNNVPSLYDFILEKEGISILSGKGDHSDITFFTYDNKLINKLELEVLSDSFEILENNNYILYSGYNLPLAKFRLNEVSRKGKTIKQFLPNTYENEMLPMSENNFYRYNGQVYFKESFNPSAYIITKDSLELKYKFDFGSYKIPERFWEVDIMQGFEMISTTGFANIYNYIENENYSIFEIYIQKLGSVQNVQVIINKTNNKIYRNTISKDNNDIFYNPEGITEKNEVIFITHPTYLIEAIRNNIITESEFKEIIDSLNENDNPVLLICSIK; encoded by the coding sequence ATGAAAAATATTAAGCTATTATCTCTTTTTTTTATTCTATCAGTTTTTGCATGCAAAGAGAAATCAAGAACTGAAATAGAACTACAAAATATTGAAGAAAGAAAAGAAAATTATAGAATTGAAAAAATAATACCTTTAGAAACGATTAACAACAATTTTTTAGGACTTAACTTAAAAATAAAAAAAAATCCGAGAGGTTATTTCGTGATGGATGAATCAAACAGGGATGCAATCCACTATTTTAATTTGCAAGGAAAATATATTAGACAAATTGCTATAATTGGTGAGGGACCCAACAATGTACCAAGTCTATATGACTTTATACTTGAAAAAGAAGGGATATCAATATTATCAGGAAAAGGTGACCATTCAGATATTACATTTTTCACTTATGACAATAAATTAATAAATAAATTAGAATTAGAAGTGCTTTCAGATTCATTCGAAATTCTTGAAAACAATAATTACATACTTTATTCAGGATATAATTTACCTCTGGCAAAATTTAGATTAAATGAAGTATCCCGTAAAGGAAAGACAATTAAACAATTCCTTCCGAACACCTATGAAAACGAAATGCTTCCAATGTCAGAGAATAACTTCTATAGATATAATGGACAGGTCTATTTTAAAGAATCATTCAACCCAAGCGCCTACATAATAACAAAGGACTCACTAGAATTAAAATACAAATTTGATTTTGGAAGTTACAAAATTCCAGAAAGATTTTGGGAAGTAGACATAATGCAAGGATTTGAAATGATTTCAACTACAGGTTTTGCTAACATCTACAACTATATTGAAAACGAAAATTATTCCATTTTTGAAATATATATACAAAAATTAGGAAGTGTACAAAATGTACAAGTTATAATTAACAAAACGAATAATAAAATATATAGAAACACTATTTCAAAAGACAATAATGATATATTTTATAACCCAGAAGGAATTACTGAAAAAAATGAAGTGATTTTTATAACACACCCAACATATTTAATAGAGGCAATAAGAAACAATATAATTACAGAAAGTGAATTTAAAGAAATAATTGATAGTTTAAATGAAAATGATAATCCAGTTCTTTTAATTTGTAGTATAAAGTAA
- the thiL gene encoding thiamine-phosphate kinase, whose translation MDKEKRTEISNLGEFGLIDMISEDIKTNHSSSIKGIGDDAAVIGEGDDLRVVTTDLLLEGVHFDLSFTPLKHLGFKAVAVNVSDVAAMNAIPTQVTVGIGLSSRFSVEAVKELYEGIKLAATHYNVDIVGGDTTSSRAGLVISITAIGEVKKSAISYRSGAKVNDIICATGDLGAAFIGLQILEREKQVFLSNPNMQPDLEKYPYITGRQLKPDARMDIIHEFKEMGLVPTSMIDVSDGLASELFHICKASDVGVAIYEDKLPIDKQTFDTAVELNLDPITCVLNGGEDYELLFTINQDDFKKLEKHPDIHFIGHVTEKDSGKYLVTKSGTAVELKAQGWVHF comes from the coding sequence ATGGATAAGGAAAAAAGGACTGAAATTTCAAATCTTGGAGAGTTTGGGCTTATTGATATGATAAGTGAAGATATCAAAACCAATCATTCCAGTTCTATTAAAGGTATTGGAGATGATGCCGCTGTAATTGGTGAGGGGGATGATCTTCGTGTCGTGACGACTGATTTACTTTTAGAGGGAGTTCATTTTGACCTATCGTTTACTCCATTAAAACATCTTGGATTTAAGGCTGTGGCTGTAAATGTAAGTGATGTGGCTGCCATGAACGCCATTCCTACACAAGTGACTGTTGGCATTGGGCTTTCCAGCCGATTTTCGGTAGAGGCTGTAAAAGAATTGTATGAGGGGATTAAATTAGCAGCGACGCATTACAATGTAGATATTGTAGGTGGAGATACCACTTCGTCCAGAGCCGGTTTGGTTATCAGTATTACTGCCATTGGAGAAGTAAAGAAGTCTGCCATCAGCTACAGGTCAGGCGCTAAAGTCAATGATATCATTTGTGCTACTGGTGACTTGGGTGCGGCATTTATAGGGCTTCAGATACTGGAACGTGAAAAACAAGTGTTTTTATCCAATCCTAATATGCAACCGGATTTGGAAAAATATCCTTACATCACCGGAAGACAATTGAAACCGGATGCCAGAATGGATATCATTCATGAATTTAAAGAGATGGGCTTGGTGCCTACCAGTATGATTGATGTTTCTGATGGGTTGGCTTCAGAATTGTTTCATATTTGTAAGGCATCTGATGTTGGTGTAGCCATTTATGAGGATAAATTGCCCATAGACAAGCAGACATTTGACACAGCTGTGGAGCTAAACCTAGACCCAATTACCTGTGTGTTAAATGGTGGTGAAGATTATGAGTTGCTCTTTACTATCAATCAAGATGATTTTAAAAAACTGGAGAAGCATCCTGATATCCATTTTATTGGGCATGTTACTGAAAAAGACAGTGGCAAATACCTTGTTACAAAAAGTGGTACTGCGGTTGAATTAAAAGCCCAAGGCTGGGTACATTTTTAA
- a CDS encoding SDR family oxidoreductase has protein sequence MEIKNKVVVVTGATSGIGQACALIFGKAGAKIWITGRSRVKLDETLLLLQKEGVECGGGVCDAAKAVDNEKMVLDVVQHYGKIDILINNAGISMRALFKDLDLEVFHQVMDINFWGTVYATKYCMDEILKNKGAIIGVSSINGFRGTPARTAYTASKYAMNGFFESLRTEVMKLGVHVLVVCPGFTASNIRNNALLGDGSSQSESPRAEDKMMSAEEVAESMLNALRKKKRDLVLTRQGKLAVFLNKWMPGIMDKIVYNHMAKEKDSPFK, from the coding sequence ATGGAAATAAAGAATAAAGTGGTTGTTGTTACTGGGGCCACCTCAGGAATTGGGCAAGCTTGTGCCCTTATTTTTGGTAAAGCCGGGGCTAAAATTTGGATTACAGGTAGAAGCCGAGTTAAATTAGATGAAACATTGCTCCTGCTTCAAAAGGAAGGAGTTGAGTGTGGAGGTGGCGTTTGTGATGCAGCTAAGGCCGTGGATAATGAAAAAATGGTTCTAGATGTTGTTCAACATTATGGGAAAATAGATATATTGATTAACAATGCGGGCATAAGTATGCGGGCCTTGTTCAAGGACTTAGACTTGGAAGTCTTTCATCAGGTAATGGATATTAATTTTTGGGGTACGGTGTATGCTACCAAATACTGCATGGATGAAATTCTTAAAAATAAGGGTGCCATTATTGGCGTTTCTTCAATCAATGGTTTTAGAGGAACCCCTGCGAGAACTGCTTATACAGCCAGTAAATATGCGATGAATGGCTTCTTTGAGTCTTTGAGGACGGAAGTGATGAAGTTAGGCGTACATGTTTTGGTAGTTTGCCCGGGGTTTACCGCCTCTAATATTAGAAACAATGCCTTATTGGGAGATGGGAGTAGTCAAAGTGAATCGCCTAGAGCGGAAGATAAGATGATGTCGGCAGAAGAAGTGGCTGAATCCATGCTGAATGCTCTGCGGAAAAAGAAAAGAGACCTTGTGCTAACTCGCCAAGGGAAATTGGCAGTTTTTTTGAACAAATGGATGCCCGGAATAATGGATAAAATAGTTTACAACCATATGGCCAAGGAAAAAGACTCACCCTTTAAATAA
- a CDS encoding SusC/RagA family TonB-linked outer membrane protein: MKSNILIVLALLCVFPTIGFAQTITIFGKVTSEEDGNGIPGVLINVQEAGNATTTNNIGEYRIALKREALITFSSMGYVSQEILVTKSTELNIGLVPNLNSLDEVVVVGYGSINKSSLTANISKVDGQDIANIPVPNFQETLQGRLAGVFVADASGKLGDGVKVRIRGTSSISAGNDPLYIIDGIPVTSSGSIDNSNPMAMLNMRDIATINVLKDAAAASIYGARGSNGVVVITTNKGFSGKTKFNVGIQRGYSSPTRKKSFLNASQYVELFREAGYNNDLAASIDPINNPDEYPNSQLEYVENFLDQYAGHTDWRTGSVNTNWQDQAFNTDAGVTNVNFSASGGDDKTKFYFSSAYDKQEGILIRNSLERISGRLNLEHQLSENFSLGANFSLSSTSTNTLPGDNLFNSPMQLVALAPISPLRDLDGNLYDRPTTIYYNNLIDSENSSWTTSSLRNLNNVFGEVKINKELSFRSEFGLDNITQNDDRYFGSLTATGQSSNGYGSSRWLRVTNYTTNNFFTYRPAIQEDHDLKATFGMSYQNTETRFTSVDGREFPLDDLQTIKSAAEIVDGSSTLTSSSFLSYFARINYSLQEKYLLAFSSRYDGSSRFGNSKKYGFFPAGSLGWIISEESFLKDHAYLSFFKIRTSYGLTGNALIGDFDHLGLYEPLSYNLSPGLSPSQIANPNLTWETTKQFDIGLEFGLFEDRISGEIDFYNKTTKDLLLLVPVPATTGFVSQRQNIGEMQNYGFEILLNSINYANKNLIWRTSFNFSRNINRVRSLSKDQTSIPPPYSSYLNGIFIDQPMAVFYGPKYAGVDPANGDALYYANEELTETTNDYNSAAKLFLGSPNPDFITGLTNELSYKNFDLLFLLQGVYGNKIYQAAGGYYSNNAYWFDNNTVDQMERWQNPGDITDVPQARLGQCNGCSASSRYISDGSYLRLKTISLAYSFPEKWNDKLKIQDAKIYIIAQNLLTFTKYNGWDPEVGTEALSNNFANANLFQGVDLYTAPQAKTFSIGLDLGF, from the coding sequence ATGAAAAGCAATATACTTATTGTGTTGGCTTTGTTATGTGTATTCCCGACTATCGGTTTTGCCCAAACCATCACAATCTTCGGTAAAGTAACTTCAGAGGAAGATGGTAATGGAATTCCCGGAGTACTTATTAACGTCCAAGAAGCAGGCAACGCCACCACTACAAATAATATAGGTGAATATCGTATTGCCTTAAAAAGGGAGGCCTTGATTACTTTTTCCTCAATGGGGTATGTCTCTCAGGAAATCTTAGTGACAAAAAGTACGGAATTGAACATCGGCTTAGTACCCAACCTCAATTCGCTTGACGAAGTAGTTGTGGTTGGGTATGGAAGCATAAACAAATCTTCCCTCACTGCAAATATTTCCAAAGTTGATGGACAGGATATTGCCAATATTCCGGTTCCAAATTTTCAAGAGACATTGCAAGGAAGACTTGCCGGGGTATTTGTAGCTGATGCCAGTGGAAAACTTGGGGATGGTGTAAAGGTTAGAATCAGAGGCACAAGTTCCATCTCAGCAGGCAATGACCCATTATATATTATTGACGGAATACCAGTAACCTCTTCGGGAAGCATTGATAACAGCAACCCTATGGCCATGCTTAATATGAGGGATATTGCTACTATAAATGTATTGAAAGACGCTGCGGCTGCATCAATATATGGAGCTAGAGGTTCGAATGGCGTAGTAGTCATTACTACCAATAAAGGCTTTTCAGGAAAAACTAAATTTAATGTAGGTATCCAAAGAGGTTATAGTAGTCCTACCCGTAAAAAGAGTTTTTTAAATGCCAGTCAGTATGTAGAACTCTTCAGAGAAGCAGGATATAACAATGACTTGGCGGCAAGCATAGATCCGATAAATAACCCTGACGAATACCCAAATTCACAACTTGAATATGTTGAAAATTTCTTGGACCAATATGCAGGTCATACTGATTGGAGAACAGGAAGTGTTAATACCAACTGGCAAGACCAAGCCTTTAATACAGATGCCGGGGTAACAAATGTCAATTTCTCAGCTTCAGGAGGGGATGATAAAACTAAGTTTTATTTCTCAAGTGCCTACGACAAGCAAGAGGGAATATTGATCAGGAATAGCTTAGAGAGAATATCAGGAAGGTTAAATCTAGAGCACCAGCTGAGTGAAAATTTCTCCCTAGGTGCAAATTTCAGTCTATCGAGCACCTCCACCAACACCTTGCCCGGCGACAATCTGTTCAATAGTCCCATGCAGCTGGTGGCTTTGGCACCCATATCCCCTTTGCGAGACTTGGATGGAAATTTATATGACCGCCCTACTACAATTTATTACAACAATTTAATCGATTCTGAAAATTCCAGTTGGACCACCAGCAGTTTAAGAAATCTCAATAATGTGTTTGGGGAAGTGAAAATCAATAAGGAACTGAGCTTTAGGTCTGAGTTTGGATTAGACAATATCACTCAAAATGATGACAGGTATTTTGGATCCCTCACCGCTACCGGACAAAGTTCAAATGGTTATGGTTCTTCCAGATGGTTAAGAGTCACTAATTATACTACCAATAACTTCTTCACTTACCGCCCAGCTATTCAAGAAGATCATGATTTAAAAGCTACCTTTGGCATGTCCTACCAAAACACCGAAACCAGATTTACGAGTGTAGACGGTAGAGAATTCCCATTAGATGATCTACAGACAATTAAATCTGCCGCGGAGATTGTTGATGGTTCATCTACACTTACCAGCTCTTCATTCTTATCCTATTTTGCTCGAATAAACTATTCACTCCAAGAAAAATACCTACTAGCTTTTAGCTCTCGGTACGACGGCTCCTCAAGGTTTGGAAACAGTAAGAAATATGGTTTTTTTCCGGCAGGATCCTTGGGGTGGATTATTAGTGAAGAATCCTTTCTTAAAGACCATGCTTACCTAAGCTTTTTTAAAATACGGACTTCATATGGACTAACAGGGAACGCATTAATCGGTGATTTCGACCATTTGGGATTGTATGAACCTCTTTCTTATAACCTAAGTCCCGGCTTGTCTCCCTCTCAAATTGCTAATCCAAATTTAACCTGGGAGACTACCAAGCAATTTGATATAGGACTAGAGTTTGGATTGTTTGAAGATCGAATTTCAGGAGAAATAGATTTTTACAATAAAACTACAAAAGACCTATTATTACTTGTTCCTGTTCCTGCAACCACCGGCTTTGTTTCCCAAAGGCAAAATATAGGTGAAATGCAAAATTACGGTTTTGAGATTTTGCTCAACTCAATTAATTATGCCAACAAAAATCTAATTTGGCGTACTTCCTTCAATTTTTCTAGAAACATCAACCGAGTTCGATCGCTTTCCAAAGACCAAACCTCTATACCTCCTCCCTACTCTAGTTACCTAAATGGCATCTTTATCGATCAACCTATGGCCGTTTTTTACGGTCCTAAATATGCCGGCGTTGATCCGGCTAATGGAGATGCCTTGTATTATGCGAATGAGGAGCTAACAGAAACCACCAATGATTATAATTCTGCGGCTAAATTGTTTTTGGGAAGTCCCAACCCGGATTTTATCACTGGGCTAACCAATGAACTCTCCTATAAAAACTTTGACCTACTTTTTTTATTGCAAGGAGTTTACGGCAATAAAATTTACCAAGCAGCTGGAGGTTATTATTCCAATAATGCCTATTGGTTTGACAACAATACAGTGGACCAAATGGAGAGGTGGCAAAACCCGGGAGACATCACCGACGTTCCTCAAGCAAGACTCGGTCAATGTAATGGCTGTTCTGCCTCCAGTAGGTATATCTCTGATGGCAGTTACCTTCGCCTTAAAACTATCTCCTTGGCCTATAGTTTTCCTGAAAAATGGAACGATAAATTGAAAATTCAGGATGCCAAAATATATATTATTGCGCAAAATCTATTGACTTTCACCAAATACAATGGCTGGGATCCTGAAGTAGGTACAGAGGCATTATCTAATAATTTTGCCAATGCTAATTTATTTCAAGGAGTTGATCTATATACAGCCCCACAGGCTAAAACCTTTTCCATAGGATTAGATTTAGGGTTTTAA
- a CDS encoding HesB/IscA family protein, with the protein MIIVSEKAKDRILELRQEENRNEEENIRVSVKGGGCSGLMYDLGFDNQTTDSDQIFEDKGVKIIVDRKSLLYLAGTTLEFTDGLNGKGFQFVNPNASRTCGCGESFSI; encoded by the coding sequence ATGATCATCGTTTCAGAAAAGGCCAAGGATCGTATCCTTGAACTTAGACAAGAAGAAAACAGGAATGAAGAGGAAAACATAAGGGTCTCCGTTAAAGGAGGTGGTTGTTCAGGCTTAATGTATGACCTAGGATTTGACAACCAAACCACCGATTCCGACCAAATTTTTGAAGACAAAGGAGTTAAAATAATCGTGGATAGAAAAAGCTTGCTTTATTTGGCAGGCACAACTTTGGAATTCACAGATGGATTGAACGGCAAAGGGTTTCAATTTGTCAATCCAAATGCTTCAAGAACTTGTGGATGCGGAGAAAGTTTTTCCATTTAA
- a CDS encoding DUF4372 domain-containing protein, which translates to MFSQIIKKIDRSILKKLVKEKKIDKGYMGFDSWTHLVSMFFYDFAKSTSVWDISNGLRTAT; encoded by the coding sequence TTGTTTTCACAGATTATTAAAAAAATCGACCGTTCAATTTTGAAGAAATTGGTGAAGGAAAAGAAAATCGATAAGGGCTACATGGGATTTGACAGCTGGACACATCTCGTTTCGATGTTTTTCTACGATTTTGCCAAAAGCACATCCGTATGGGATATTTCCAATGGGCTTCGAACTGCTACATGA